The following proteins are encoded in a genomic region of Desulfosporosinus youngiae DSM 17734:
- a CDS encoding MFS transporter codes for MTLTERLETLPVSKFHYLLLMSAGLGWMFDSMDTGIISFVLPVLMKAWNLSPEQVGTIGSIGLVGMALGAILSGTIADLIGRKKVFASTLIIYSLSTGLCGLSWSFESLLVFRFLVGFGLGGQLPVAVTLVSEFSPAKHRGKFLVLLESFWAIGWLLAALVSYLVIPWLGWQSAFYIGALPALYVFYLWKAIPESPRYLASKGQSAQAEAIVRNIELQSGVQPAADKQGSQPALESPSKIAVTELFSSKFIKRTVFLWLLWFGIVFSYYGIFTWLPSLLALKGFTLTKSFQYVMTMTLAQIPGYFSAAYLVDKIGRKPTLAVYLMGTAISAYFFGQSTDVQSILVLGSLMSFFNLGAWGLVYTYTPELYPTHARATGSGWAAGFGRIGGILAPVVVGVMIGTYQLSSQAVFLMFASVLVLTSLNVIILGEETKGRPMD; via the coding sequence ATGACTTTAACAGAACGCTTAGAAACATTACCGGTATCCAAATTCCATTATCTATTGCTGATGTCAGCCGGATTAGGTTGGATGTTTGACTCCATGGACACTGGTATTATTTCCTTTGTTCTTCCTGTATTAATGAAGGCTTGGAACCTCAGTCCGGAACAAGTCGGCACCATAGGAAGTATCGGGCTTGTCGGCATGGCGCTGGGAGCCATTCTCTCAGGGACTATCGCGGACCTTATCGGCCGCAAAAAGGTTTTTGCCTCGACACTCATTATTTATAGTTTGTCCACCGGGTTGTGTGGCCTGTCTTGGAGCTTTGAATCTCTCTTAGTCTTTCGTTTTTTAGTTGGCTTCGGTTTAGGCGGTCAGCTTCCTGTTGCCGTAACGCTGGTAAGTGAGTTTTCTCCGGCCAAACACCGCGGCAAATTTCTCGTTCTTTTGGAAAGCTTTTGGGCTATTGGCTGGCTATTGGCTGCTCTGGTCTCGTATCTCGTCATTCCCTGGTTAGGATGGCAATCTGCCTTCTACATAGGTGCTCTTCCTGCCCTCTATGTATTTTATCTATGGAAAGCTATTCCGGAATCACCTCGTTATTTAGCCTCAAAAGGCCAATCAGCTCAAGCAGAAGCGATTGTCCGTAATATTGAACTTCAGTCAGGTGTCCAACCTGCCGCTGACAAGCAAGGCTCGCAGCCGGCTTTGGAATCTCCGTCTAAAATAGCGGTAACGGAACTCTTTTCAAGCAAATTTATCAAAAGAACGGTTTTTCTCTGGCTCCTCTGGTTCGGTATAGTTTTCTCCTATTATGGAATCTTCACTTGGCTTCCTTCTCTATTAGCTCTGAAGGGATTTACTTTAACTAAGAGCTTTCAGTATGTTATGACCATGACGCTAGCTCAAATCCCCGGATATTTTAGTGCGGCATATTTAGTTGACAAGATTGGCCGAAAGCCGACGCTGGCTGTCTATCTTATGGGCACAGCAATTTCCGCGTATTTCTTCGGACAAAGCACGGATGTTCAGAGCATCTTAGTATTAGGTTCTCTAATGTCTTTCTTTAACCTTGGTGCTTGGGGTCTTGTCTATACTTATACCCCTGAACTTTATCCAACACATGCCCGGGCCACCGGATCCGGTTGGGCTGCCGGATTTGGAAGGATCGGCGGTATTCTGGCCCCAGTCGTTGTCGGGGTGATGATAGGGACTTATCAGTTATCCTCTCAAGCTGTTTTCCTTATGTTTGCATCTGTATTAGTCCTGACAAGCCTAAATGTGATCATCCTTGGCGAAGAAACAAAAGGCAGACCAATGGATTAA